In one Umezawaea sp. Da 62-37 genomic region, the following are encoded:
- a CDS encoding PLD nuclease N-terminal domain-containing protein, translated as MHTLEPQTALDNGFNLLAAGLMIAVALGFLVLFVAALVSVLRSRLSGGMKLVWVVFAFCAPFLGSLLWFVVGRKNAERSFA; from the coding sequence GTGCACACCCTCGAACCGCAGACGGCCCTGGACAACGGCTTCAACCTGCTGGCCGCGGGTCTCATGATCGCCGTCGCGCTGGGATTCCTGGTGCTGTTCGTGGCGGCGCTCGTCAGCGTCCTGCGCTCGCGCCTGTCCGGCGGGATGAAACTCGTGTGGGTGGTCTTCGCCTTCTGCGCGCCGTTCCTCGGCAGCCTGCTGTGGTTCGTGGTGGGGCGCAAGAACGCCGAACGCAGCTTCGCCTGA